A DNA window from Solanum lycopersicum chromosome 3, SLM_r2.1 contains the following coding sequences:
- the LOC138347695 gene encoding uncharacterized protein translates to MELLLLSTGLISTFFMIKKAISPYYLFNMFFVNLSEILKYLKSFLSSPFYICIFINSVVILILTFSKFQHTIKKFIDYDEVQIQPQAHHEEKEEEYMPNRTNSAIAMDTLMSFFNRYNSHPDIQDDMLTTTTTTTPQSQISWGQLKAKLDCPQTTTTTLLPQSQTRLRAKANSAKTTPPQSQTSWDRVSANIDSPYLSHLAEAREIVSPHSSDHETIIRTNYQDNNIEEGEIEGDSLEATWKAITKKKEVKKSLTFNDALSMSRIGGLKGDISVSTEESNKKFDDFIKKINQERLLQRQESDQRAHNVNMLNRAR, encoded by the coding sequence ATGGAGCTTCTTCTCTTATCAACAGGACTTATTTCTACTTTCTTCATGATCAAAAAAGCTATTAGTCCTTATTACTTATTTAACATGTTCTTTGTTAATTTAAGTGAAATCTTGAAGTACTTGAAGAGCTTCTTGTCATCTCCATTTTATATTTGCATCTTTATCAACTCTGTTGTCATTCTTATCTTAACTTTCTCCAAATTTCAACACACAATCAAGAAATTCATTGATTATGATGAGGTCCAAATTCAGCCACAAGCACATCATGAAGAAAAAGAGGAGGAGTATATGCCAAATAGAACTAATTCAGCTATTGCTATGGACACCCTTATGTCTTTCTTCAATCGCTACAATTCGCATCCAGATATTCAAGATGATATGCTAACAACAACTACTACTACTACGCCTCAGTCTCAAATAAGTTGGGGCCAACTAAAGGCCAAACTTGACTGTCCACAAACAACAACTACTACTCTGCTGCCTCAGTCTCAAACTCGACTAAGGGCCAAAGCTAATAGTGCAAAAACTACTCCGCCTCAATCTCAAACAAGTTGGGATCGGGTAAGCGCCAACATTGATAGTCCATACCTATCTCATTTGGCTGAGGCCCGTGAAATCGTTAGTCCACATTCATCAGATCATGAGACAATTATAAGAACTAATTATCAAGATAATAATATTGAAGAAGGGGAAATAGAGGGTGATTCATTAGAGGCAACATGGAAGGCGATCACGAAgaaaaaggaagtgaaaaaatcaTTGACATTTAACGATGCTTTATCGATGTCTCGAATTGGAGGGTTGAAAGGGGATATTTCTGTTAGTACAGAGGAGTCCAACAAGAAATTCGATGATTTCATTAAGAAAATCAATCAAGAGAGGTTACTGCAGAGGCAAGAATCTGATCAGCGTGCCCACAATGTTAATATGCTAAATCGAGCACGATAA